Genomic segment of Komagataeibacter sp. FNDCF1:
AGCGCATCAGTTCGGAGAGGATGTTGGTGTCGAGAACGATCACACTCCGAAATCCACATCCCTGATAGCCTCACGGGACACGGCAGGCAGGTCTACCCCGTCCAGCCTAGCAAAACGCTGGTGGATGGCCTGACCGGCATCCACCCCCTGCGACACTTCAGCGGAAAGAGCCGAGCGCAGGATATCGCGCACCTCTTCCTCCATGGAACGCCCATGCTGTGCTGCGCGCAGACGGAGCCGCTGCTTGAGACTGTCATCGAGATTGCGAATAATCATGACGGCCATAGGAACCTCCAGCAGGCAAT
This window contains:
- a CDS encoding FitA-like ribbon-helix-helix domain-containing protein translates to MAVMIIRNLDDSLKQRLRLRAAQHGRSMEEEVRDILRSALSAEVSQGVDAGQAIHQRFARLDGVDLPAVSREAIRDVDFGV